The genomic interval CCGAACTCACGGAGCAACTCGAGGCCCTGGAAGATCACCTCGAGCGACTCGAGGAGCGGTGTCTGGCACTCGAGTCACAATCAGAATCGACTGACTCGCATGTAGCCACTGAGTCTGGCTTGCTCTCTGAGCCCGAACTGACGCATAAGGTCTTACACGCCTGTTTGCGGGCCGATACCATCTCTGAAGAAGAGGAGCTTCGACTGTTGAAGTTGCTCACAGCTTCGGGGACAGAGTCCGAGTGAGGTCTACCCGCTCGCTCACTACGGCGCAGTTTTGCTGTTTGTGAGTGTTCGTAAAAAGATATATTCTAGCCACGTCTCTGAGCATGTATGGACAGTCCGCCAGACAGCCGTCTGTTTGCGATGTGTCTGCTTTCGGCCCTCACGGCCTTTGTCGTCTGGGTTCTCTTCGGTTCTGCGTACAACGGCGGCGTCATCCTCTTCATCGCAATCGCGGTCTTTGCCGTCCTGATGTTCATCGACGGATACAGACAGACCGCGTAGCGTTTGATCACTCCGAGTGAACATTTGTTCGACGGAGAGAATCAATCTCCTCGAGAAGTCAAAGACGCAGCTAGTCCTTGGTGTGAGTCGCTCTGGATCTGCGCACTCTCGCTATCGTTTTATTGTGCTCGCTCGAGTGACTGTTCGGGACTCGTCCTAGTGTTTGGTACTCTCGACTAGAGGGGCTGGGTGTGAGTGATTGCAGTCACCTCTCCTAGTACTAGGGCGTACAGTGTCCACTTGTGACGCTCTAGGCTAGGCTCGGAGAATACTCTGAGTCGTCGCTCGCCGCGCAGGGGCCGGAGTGTTCTACTCTGTGACTGAGGTGAAATCGGCCAACGGCACGCTGTTTCACTCGGGAGTGCAGGCATGGACCGCCACTACCTTTTTACCGAGGATTGGCGTGGGCGTTGGACATGCAAGCTGTCGTCTTAGCTGCAGGAAAGGGGACCCGCCTGCGACCGCTGACGGAAGATAAACCGAAGGCGCTGGTCGAAGTCGATGGCCGGCCGATCATCGAAGACGTCTTCGACAACCTCCTCGCGGTCGGTGCGTCGGAGTTGCTCGTCGTCGTTGGCTACCTGAAAGAACAGCTCATGGAGCGCTACGGCGACGACTACCGAGGCGTTCCCATCACCTACGCCCACCAGGCCGAACAGCGCGGACTCGCCCACGCCATCTTGCAGGTCGAATCCCACATCGAGGACGACTTCATGCTGATGCTTGGCGACAACGTCTTCCGCTCGAATCTCGCCGACGTGGTCAATCGCCAGGGCGAAGAGCGCGCCGACGCTGCCTTCCTCGTCGAGGAAGTCCCATACGAGGAGGCAAGTCGCTACGGTGTCCTCGATACGAACGAGTACGGCGAGATCATCGAAGTCGTCGAGAAACCCGACGACCCGCCGTCGAATCTCGTGATGACTGGCTTCTACACGTTCACGCCGGCGATCTTCCACGCCTGTCACCTCGTCCAGCCGAGCGACCGCGGCGAGTACGAACTCTCCGATGCGATCGATCTGTTGATCCACTCCGGGCGGACGATCGATGCCCTCCGGATGGAAGGCTGGCGTATCGACGTCGGCTATCCCGAGGACCGAGGGCGCGCGACACAGCGACTCGAGGAAGCAACTCCAGAGGCGACTGCGAGTACACGGACGACGCCCGAAGCCGAGACGGACTGAGTGAAACGAGAGAGTCAGAACGCTCGAGTAGAGTGTCGGCCCTGGCTCGCTGTGGGTCGTTGCTCTCGCGTTTGTGAGATCCTGCTGCTGCGCCACGCGACGCCGTGCTCGCAGGCTTTATCAAATCACGGCGCGACGTACGCGCTAATGGCTGAGGAACCGGACCCCGCCACGGTCGCCGACGCGGCGGCCGACTTCTGTGCGGATACCGACGACGGCGAGGCTATCCTCGAGACGGTGCTCGCCGTCGACGGCGACCACGAGACGTGGACGTTCGATGACCTTCCGCTAGATTCGGGGACGTTCGGCGAACTCGTCTCGCGCGATATCGTCGTGCGCGCTGGCGACGAGTATCGTGTCGCGAGCCGTGACGGCGTTCGGGCCACACTCGAGGGTGAGTCACTTTCCACTGAGGAATCAGCACCCGGCCCGACGCTTGCTGAGCGCATGTCGATTGACTTCGACGGGCGGGCACTGGCAGGGCTCATCGGCGCTCTTGCCGTGGTGGTCGCGATGCGCCTGCTGAATTTTCGGTCCGTCTTTCAGGGTGATCACGTCGTCTCGCCGGCGAACGATCCGTACTACTATCGCTACTGGACAGAGGAGTTACTTGCTGAGTCGGATGGACTGACCGACTGGAGTGTCGTGACGGCGATGCCAGACGGTGCAGCCGGAACGCGTCCCTTTACCCACGCCGCAAACTGGCTGTTCGCATCCCTGCTTGGTGGCGATCAGTGGGCCGCTGCAATGGTCGCCGCGTGGGTGCCCATCATCATGACGGTTCTATTGGGGATCGTCGTCTACTGGCTCGCCATCATCCTCACTGATGACGTTCGCGTCGGCCTCGCATCCGTCTTCTTGCTGGCGTTGACCCCCGTCCACGCCGTCTATACGTCCGTCGGTTTCCTCGAGCACCGGCCGTATCAGTACTTCTGGCTCGGCGTCACACTGTTGGGATTGTGCTGGATCGCTGTCGACCTGCAACGCCGTCGAGCGCACACTGACAGTGCTCGAGCAGCCGTCCGGGCACACCTCGAGCGCCCAGGGACGTGGCTTGCAGCTGGTGCGTTCGGGATTGCGCTCGCACTGTCGGCACACGCCTGGGGTGGCTCGGCGCTGATGTTTATCCCCGTCGCCGGCTACGTCGGACTGAAAGTCGCTCTCGACGCGCGAAACGGTATTTCACCACTGCTGGCGAATCTTCCGGTTCTCGTTGGATTAGTGGTCTCCGCCGCTGTCGCCGGCTTCTTGCACCTTCGCTGGGGCTGGCACGAGCCCTTTACTGCCATCGTTCCCGTCCTCGTCGTCGTCGGTGCTGTCGTCGTCGCCGGTCTGGGCGAACTCTGGGCACTCCTCGAGTGGCCAACGAGTGGATTGGTTGGACTCGAGGCCGTCACTGCGGTTGTCGGCCTCGTTGCATTTCACTCACTGCGTCCGGACGAGTGGGCGCAACTGCGCGAGCGGGCTGACGATGTCTTTTTCCGAGAACATCACGGTGCCACGGAGATTGGGTCCCTCTTTGCAGCCGAGAACGCGATCATCCTCGAGCCGATGGCTCAGATCGGGATTGGCTTCTATATCGCAATTGGTGTGCTGTGCTGGGCGTGCTGGGTCGCAACCAAGCGCTACGAGCCGGGATGGTTGTTGCTTGGGACGTACGGCATCTTCTGGCTCGCGTTGGCGGCGTTTCAAGTACGGTTTGCCGCGCAGTTGTCGATCGTGCTGTCAGTTCTTGGTGGCCTCGGACTGGTCTATCTGCTGTCCTGGGTCGATCTGGCTCGCACGCCACAACTGTTCCGAACGCGTGATTCGGATTCGAAGCGAGAGCAGCGTGCTCGCAGCCCCGTTGCCGACGGCGGCGAGCGCGAACACAGTATTCGCCTACCAGCAGACCGCACAAAGCTCATTGCACTGGTCTGGGTCGTGTTGTTGATCTGTGGATTGAACCTGTTTTTCGTCCCGTCGCTGAGTGCGCAGACGACCTACAGCGACGGTGAGTTCGACGCCGCGATGGCGATTGACGACCATGCAGACGCGGTTGATCGGGCGGACAACGGCGAGTTCGTCCTCAGTCAGTGGGGCGACAACCGCATGTACAACTACTTCGTCAGCGGGGACTCCCAGAGTTACAGCTACGCGGCAAACACCTACGACGATTTTATCGCTGACGACGACCCCGACGCCTGGTACGACGACGAGTTCGACGGGCGGGTTGGGTACGTCGTCGTCACCGACCGCGGCGAGGCCCCCGGAACGAACGCCTATGTCCAACTCCACCAAGAGCATGGAATCGGGGGCGCTGACGACCCGCTCGAGCACTATCAGACAATCTCCATCGACGATGAGGCCTTAGCGTTTGCCGTCGTCCCCGGAGCAAACATTACCACGACTGGTGAGTCTGGCGAGACGATCACTGTCGCCACCGAACAGACGGTATCAGGAGAGACAATCGAGTACGAGCGATCGGTGACCGTTGATGACGACGGCAACCTTGCGGTTACGGTACCGTACTCCGGCGAGTACACCGTTGGCGACGAGACTGTCGAGGTCTCTGAATCCGCCGTCGAAACCGGTGAGACAGTCGAACTCGAGTAAGTTTCGTTGCGGGTGCCATCGTCGTCCTCGTCAAACTGACTGAGTAGTGATACTGAAATAGCACGAATACCGAGAGTAACCTCATTCAGACATCATATCTTCAGAGGGGAAACGGTCAGGATAAAATATAAAATATGTTATATGAGCCGCTGGTGTGCGACGGAACGAATGTTGAACGGATGGAAGTACCGGCTGGTAAGCGTCGTCGGCGTGATTGTGCTGACCGCGGGTGCCGTCGTCGTGGCAAACCACCCGCTCGCACAGCGGCTGTTTACGACGCATGTGCCGGTCTTTGATCGCCTCGAGATAACCCTTCTTTCCGGCCGTGGGCTGTACTGGGCGCTCCTGTTGAGCGTCGGTGCCGTTGTCGGGAGTCTCACACCGCTGTATCGGCCACATCCACGGCGCGTGCTTGATACTGTGTTTTTCGCCCAGAAGCGCGTACTCGTCGCCGGGCTGGCGCTCGCGACACTTGGATATTTTAATTACTCCTATCGACTCCCGCGTGCGACGCTTGTGATGACGTTTGGGATCCTGTTCATCGTCGTGCCTGCGTGGTTCGTCTGGATCCGAAACCGGCCCGGGAACGGCGACGAACGGACGCTCGTCGTCGGTGACGACCTCGATCAGATCGATCAGATCGCCCCACAGCTGTCAGCCCCTGTCCACGGCTATCTCTGCCCGTCCGTCGTCCGCGCTCGCAACGACCTCGAGTCGGTTCGTCCGGCACCTGATGGCGGCATCGCGCCGGCAGATGCCGACCGTCTTGCTGCGAATGGCTACGGCAACGTCGACGGCCTCGCGCGTCTGGGCGGCCTCTCGCGCCTCGAGAACGTCTTGCTCGAGCACGATGTCGACACCGTCGTTCTGGCGTTTCGTCACGCCGACCGCGCGGAGTTCTTTGGCGCGCTCGATGCCTGTCACGAACACGGGGTTGACGTGCGCGTCCATCGCGAGTACGCCGACAGCGTGCTCGTCTCCGAAGGCGATGTCGACGAATTCGTCGAGGTCGATGTCGAGCCCTGGGACCCACTCGATCACATCGGCAAGCGGTTGTTCGATGTCGTTTTTGCAGCGGTCGGCTTGCTCGTGTTTGCCCCGCTCATGGTGGTGATCGCCATTGCAATTACACTCGATAGCCCCGGGCCGATCCTGTACACGCAGGACCGAACTGCCGGTTTTGGCGAGACGTTTCCTGTCTACAAGTTCCGAACGATGGTCCCTGAGGGAGAATCTGCAACACCCGCAGCAGACGATGAAAACGACCGCATTACACGTGTTGGGCGGCTGTTGCGGCGGACGCATATGGATGAGTTGCCACAGTTGTGGTCGATTCTGGTCGGCAAGATGAGCGTCGTCGGCCCGCGAGCCGCCTGGACCGAAGAGGAAGTCTTACTCGAGGCGGATGCTCCAGCCTGGCGCAAGCGCTGGTTCGTCAAACCCGGACTAACCGGACTCGCACAGGTCAACGGCGCGAAAAGTACGAACCCGACGGAGAAACTGCGCTACGACCTCGAGTACATTCGTCGCCAGTCGTTCTGGTTCGATCTGAAGATT from Natronolimnobius sp. AArcel1 carries:
- the aglF gene encoding UTP--glucose-1-phosphate uridylyltransferase AglF; the protein is MQAVVLAAGKGTRLRPLTEDKPKALVEVDGRPIIEDVFDNLLAVGASELLVVVGYLKEQLMERYGDDYRGVPITYAHQAEQRGLAHAILQVESHIEDDFMLMLGDNVFRSNLADVVNRQGEERADAAFLVEEVPYEEASRYGVLDTNEYGEIIEVVEKPDDPPSNLVMTGFYTFTPAIFHACHLVQPSDRGEYELSDAIDLLIHSGRTIDALRMEGWRIDVGYPEDRGRATQRLEEATPEATASTRTTPEAETD
- a CDS encoding MFS transporter, whose protein sequence is MAEEPDPATVADAAADFCADTDDGEAILETVLAVDGDHETWTFDDLPLDSGTFGELVSRDIVVRAGDEYRVASRDGVRATLEGESLSTEESAPGPTLAERMSIDFDGRALAGLIGALAVVVAMRLLNFRSVFQGDHVVSPANDPYYYRYWTEELLAESDGLTDWSVVTAMPDGAAGTRPFTHAANWLFASLLGGDQWAAAMVAAWVPIIMTVLLGIVVYWLAIILTDDVRVGLASVFLLALTPVHAVYTSVGFLEHRPYQYFWLGVTLLGLCWIAVDLQRRRAHTDSARAAVRAHLERPGTWLAAGAFGIALALSAHAWGGSALMFIPVAGYVGLKVALDARNGISPLLANLPVLVGLVVSAAVAGFLHLRWGWHEPFTAIVPVLVVVGAVVVAGLGELWALLEWPTSGLVGLEAVTAVVGLVAFHSLRPDEWAQLRERADDVFFREHHGATEIGSLFAAENAIILEPMAQIGIGFYIAIGVLCWACWVATKRYEPGWLLLGTYGIFWLALAAFQVRFAAQLSIVLSVLGGLGLVYLLSWVDLARTPQLFRTRDSDSKREQRARSPVADGGEREHSIRLPADRTKLIALVWVVLLICGLNLFFVPSLSAQTTYSDGEFDAAMAIDDHADAVDRADNGEFVLSQWGDNRMYNYFVSGDSQSYSYAANTYDDFIADDDPDAWYDDEFDGRVGYVVVTDRGEAPGTNAYVQLHQEHGIGGADDPLEHYQTISIDDEALAFAVVPGANITTTGESGETITVATEQTVSGETIEYERSVTVDDDGNLAVTVPYSGEYTVGDETVEVSESAVETGETVELE
- a CDS encoding sugar transferase; amino-acid sequence: MLNGWKYRLVSVVGVIVLTAGAVVVANHPLAQRLFTTHVPVFDRLEITLLSGRGLYWALLLSVGAVVGSLTPLYRPHPRRVLDTVFFAQKRVLVAGLALATLGYFNYSYRLPRATLVMTFGILFIVVPAWFVWIRNRPGNGDERTLVVGDDLDQIDQIAPQLSAPVHGYLCPSVVRARNDLESVRPAPDGGIAPADADRLAANGYGNVDGLARLGGLSRLENVLLEHDVDTVVLAFRHADRAEFFGALDACHEHGVDVRVHREYADSVLVSEGDVDEFVEVDVEPWDPLDHIGKRLFDVVFAAVGLLVFAPLMVVIAIAITLDSPGPILYTQDRTAGFGETFPVYKFRTMVPEGESATPAADDENDRITRVGRLLRRTHMDELPQLWSILVGKMSVVGPRAAWTEEEVLLEADAPAWRKRWFVKPGLTGLAQVNGAKSTNPTEKLRYDLEYIRRQSFWFDLKIVIRQIWGVLADLWVSLWNRR